The Panicum virgatum strain AP13 chromosome 6K, P.virgatum_v5, whole genome shotgun sequence nucleotide sequence GGGTGTCGGTACAGGGGAAAGATTTTGGGAGTTAGGGTTTTAGGaggttttgagctcaacgacgaaaacttttgcaaataaataatttagcgcatgatttaattTTAACggattttcgggatgtcacagtcAGCTAGTTAATGGGCACACCCGACGGCTCAGCGCCGAGGTCCTCGCTGTGTAGTCCAGGCCCCGTCCCCGGCCGCAGGGAAGCATGCCGGCGTCGCGGACCAGCGAGACGCGGCCACCTCCAGCAAGACCGACGGCGTGGCCCCCGAGCCTGCCTTCTTCTCCGGTGTGGTGGCGCGGTGGCGACGATGAAGATCAGCACAGCACGAACGGGCGCTGCAACGGGCAGAACACTGGTGGCCAGGGAGGAAAGGAGATAGAGAGGAGGAGGTAAGGGCAATATCGTCATTTCACGCGGCTGCTGATTAAAAATGAGTATAATACTAAGCATAGTGTCATACACCTAATTACCACTAAATTGTAGTGTGCTGTGGCAAAGACACTTTTTTTAGTAGTTTGTGGCAAAAGCCACATTTTTTCCGTGTCCAGCATCCAATTTGGCCGCTCAACTATAGGCTACCATTAAAAATCGTTGAGATAGAACATGAGGCAAAGATCTTGAATATTTTTCAAGAATATTTGTTTTAAAATCTTTTGCACGAAAAGTTAAAAATAAACAATTATGCACTTGAAGCAAGATATTTTTACAGGAAAATATCGGCATTGTTTGGtgacatttttcttttttctttttgatgaaacaaagatttttttttcttttcgatTAGAAGTCTGGTGACAAAATTAAATGACACAATTTCcgtatgagagagagagagagagagagagagagagagagagagagagagagagtaccaTTTTTTGTGGCGTAGAGCCATCGAGACAAGCCCATCATCTTTTGACCGTTTTCACGAACACTTCCAGGCTCCTTCTGTGGAGGGGACAAAGCACTTGTCCACGCACAGGCGACGGCCACAGGCGTGAGCGAGTCCAAGTCCACCGTCGACCCAGCACCAGCTTCTGCAGCAGCGACCTGCTCAGCTCTCACACTGGCCGGTGACCACACAGTTTGGCAGTGACCACGCCAACGATCTCCCGGTCACGCGGTTGCACACCTAACAATGAGGCATCCAGCAGCCCCATATAAACCCTGCTCCAATCCCACAACCAGATCAACCCCAACCCAAACCTTCAGCTCTCTCTTCTCGTCTTCTCTGCATCTCCAATCAAGGTACAAAGGCAGCATACGGAGATAGCCATGGCGATTAGAGCTCTCCTCGTCCTCACCGTGGCCgtcgcggcggtgctcggggcgGCGCACGGGGCCAGCTACACCGTCGGTGCCCCGGCGGGGTCGTGGGATCTCCAGACCAACTACACCACCTGGGCTTCCGGCATCAACTTCCGCGCTGGCGACCAGCTTGGTGCGCAAtcctttattattattattcgtCACAGGCGCTTGGTCAATTCTGGTATATATGATCATAcaaattaataataataataataataataataataataataataatatgctACTCATTGATGCATGAAGAAGGGTACAATAGTGTGTAGACAAAAAAAAGTTGTATTTTAAATACCATCATGTGAGTTTTTTAGTTACCATGGATTTGAATTGACACGTGCCACGTGGATATGCAGTGTTCAAGTACTCCCCCGCGGCGCACAACGTGGTGGAGGTGAGCAAGGCGGACCACGACTCGTGCACCGCCTCCAGGCCCCTCGCCACCTTCGCCACCGGCGACGACACCGTCCcactccccgccggcggcgtcaCCCGCTACTTCATCTGCGGCGTGCCCGGCCACTGCGACGGCGGCATGAAGCTCGCCGTCAGAGTCGAGGCCGCGGCCAGCGCTCCAGCGCCAGTGGCCATGGCCCCTCGTGCTGCGCGCCCGCCGACGAAGACTGcgtctccgtctccgtctccgGCGCCGATGGCCATGGCCCCTGGCGCTGCGCTGCCGCCGATGGCGACGCCACCAGGCGCCAaggccccggccgccggcggcggcatgccgGCCGTGCCTCCTCCGAgctctgcggcggcgccggctggtGTTGGGTCTCTAATGGGCCTTGGTTTGGGCGCTGTCGTGGCTGCTCTTATGACCTTCCATTAGAGTCAACGGCTGTTTTTTTTGTACTTATTTATTACTCACGTGTACTCAATTTTTACTCCTATATATGGTAGTATGTACGTAACTGAGGTCATTGTTATGATATTGGATTTTTCATATACAAATACTTTCATACAAACGAATTTACACTGTTTATCGTGCCAGAAAAAATTTCTTTAAATTCACGACCTTTTAGTTCCTCTCGCTAGAAGGGGAAAAACATTTGTAGCGGGGATGGTTGCTCCCTTCTAAAAATTTCCTGGAGTAATTTGCTAAAATATTGACAGCATGTTCTTAAAATTATAAGATATATAAAGATTTCAAGTGCATCTCATATATGTATCTTGACTAAACTCTAGGTACTCCTACCGAAGCGAGATCTCATATATGCTGTGCCCGCGTGTACGTCGTGCTGCTGTCTGTGAAGTAGACATCGCCGGTGACCTGGTCGATGTCCACCCCGTTGGTGAAGCgcagcggcgcgccgccggcctccgtggCGAGCACGGTCGCTTCCCCACCGTTAGGCCCGACGCGCATCAGCCCCATGTATGCGTCGGTGATGTAGAGGTTGCCGGAGTTGTTGTGGAACCGAAGGCCCAGCGGCCGGCCACAGGAGCTCTTCGGTTGCGACCGCCGGGAGCTCCGACGACTGCGCGTCGCAGCCGTTCTTGGTGTAGCTCGGGCTGTACGCGAACGTCGTCCAcccggcgccgccctcgccggtgTACTTGAGCACGCGGCCGTCGGAGATGCTGACGTAGGGCCCGGCGCCGCGGGCGTCGAAGGCGACGCTCTCGGGGCCGACCAGCCCGTCGGGCAGCTCCAGGTGCTGGGTCTTGCTGGCGTCGATGGCATTGGCTACGGCCGCCGagggcagcaggagcagcaggacGGCGAGCAGAGGCAGCCTCGACGTCGTTCGCCTCATGGTCATGGTCGCTGTCGCGTCGAGGAGCTGGTTGGCTTTGATGAAACGGCGTGCCCTCTGGATCGCGTTCTATTTGGGGGTTTCTCCTCGGGTGTTAAGTCCGAATCGGCTCCAGCGCTCAGCAGCACACAACAGGATTGGATCGGAGTTTCTCCTCCGTCAAGGGAATAAATAGGGAATGGAAGCGGACTCCGAATCCGGACCGGTTTCCGTGAAAGAAATACTAGTGCAATTTTCAACTGCTGGACAATTCATGAATTTATTTCGAATGTGCAGACATGCAGTCAATTCTAGGATTCTAGCCAAGAGTAGAACCGAGAATGCTGACACAGAAGGCTACGTTGTgctaaatcacagaaaaatagGGCACTTGTAATGGTGGTATATAGTCAAAAATAGTTTCTGGAACTCTTGTGATAACTGAATAATGCTGAAATATATATAAACTTCAAACTTTATCTGATTCTTTTTTCAGCTGGAAAATGTTTTCAAATGTAGTGCAATTATTATTCTCTtttattactccctccgttccaaattataaggtATTCCAACAATCTTGCAGAGTCAAAGTTTTctatgtttgaccaaatttatataatag carries:
- the LOC120711344 gene encoding chemocyanin-like → MAIRALLVLTVAVAAVLGAAHGASYTVGAPAGSWDLQTNYTTWASGINFRAGDQLVFKYSPAAHNVVEVSKADHDSCTASRPLATFATGDDTVPLPAGGVTRYFICGVPGHCDGGMKLAVRVEAAASAPAPVAMAPRAARPPTKTASPSPSPAPMAMAPGAALPPMATPPGAKAPAAGGGMPAVPPPSSAAAPAGVGSLMGLGLGAVVAALMTFH